From Simonsiella muelleri ATCC 29453:
GCCATTAGTGGAAGCGTGTCAGCGATTATTGATGTTGGTGGATAAATTGTCCGCGCAAGGCATTGAATTGGAACACATTGATTTAGGTGGTGGCGTAGGCATCGTGTACCACAACGAACCCATCCCTAATTTAAATGAATATGCTCAAGCAGTGCAAAATTTGTTGGCAGGGCGAAAATTGGATTTGGTGTTGGAACCGGGGCGCAGTTTGGTGGGCAATGCTGGCACGCTTTTGACTCGCGTGGAGTTTGTCAAACAAGGCGAAGAGAAAAATTTTGTGATTGTAGATGCTGCCATGAACGATTTGATGCGCCCCGCTTTGTATCAAGCTTACCATCATATTGAAAATGCAGAGAAAAATAAGCAGCCTGAAATATTGGCGGATATTGTCGGGCCAATTTGCGAAACGGGTGATTTTTTAGCCCAAAATCGCCAAATTGCTGCTGAAGCAGGTGATTTATTGCTGGTACACAGCGCAGGTGCTTACGGTGCAAGCATGGCAAGCAACTACAACACGCGTTGTCGGGCGGCGGAAGTATTGGTGTCAGGCGACAAGGTGCGTGAAATCCGTCAGCGCGAAACACTAGAAGATGTGATGCGCTTAGAAATGAAATTTTTGTGATGTCTATTTTGCAGGTTGCCAGAAAACAAATTTGGATTAAATCGCTATTAATTGATAATTTAAGCATTTTTACTTGAGAAAAATGATAATTTCACGCACAATATAGCGTTTTGTAACACATTTAGTTGTCAGGCAGCCTGAAAAACTGCCTAAGGAAAACCATGACCACTTTTGCAGAAGACATCATTCAAGAGCAGCTTGACCAGCAATTAGACGGCGACCGAACCGTTGTGTTGGCAAATCCAGATGATGCCGCGTATATTTTGATTGTTAATCCTGATGGCACAACCATCTACGAAGCCGCAGCAGAAGACGAAAATTCAGGAATGTGGCTGTTTATTGAGAACATGCTTGCGCCTTTTGCCAGTGATGTCAATTCTCAAGATGTTCCAGCTATGCCATTGATTTCAAATGAATTGCAATCACCCCAAGCAGTCGCCGAACCTGTCCGTACCGAATCGCACATAGCGTGGCAGATTGTAGGGGGCATGGCTGTGGCTGGTTTGGCGGCAGTGGGTTGGTCGCGTGAGCGAGACGATTCACAACAGCATGATAATTATGATGATTCGGAAAATTTGGTTACGCTGCAGCCTGCTTTTCCTAAGCCGCACGCATTGGTTACGCGATACTCGGTCGCAAAAAATCCGACTGCCACCGAACCCGAACCCACACCACAAGCCGATTCTCAAATTCAACCTGAACAAAAT
This genomic window contains:
- the lysA gene encoding diaminopimelate decarboxylase; the protein is MTQFCENIAYSYLAEHFGTPLYVYSENALTNAFRAYEMAFSGSQPLICYAVKANSNLSIIKHFSELGSGFDTVSGGEIARVLAAGGAAKKIIFSGVGKSVAEIAFALNAGIKCFNVESLPELDRINQVAEQMGKIAPISLRINPDVDAKTHPYISTGLKANKFGIAMSQAEQAYQYAANQSHLKIMGIDCHIGSQLIDLSPLVEACQRLLMLVDKLSAQGIELEHIDLGGGVGIVYHNEPIPNLNEYAQAVQNLLAGRKLDLVLEPGRSLVGNAGTLLTRVEFVKQGEEKNFVIVDAAMNDLMRPALYQAYHHIENAEKNKQPEILADIVGPICETGDFLAQNRQIAAEAGDLLLVHSAGAYGASMASNYNTRCRAAEVLVSGDKVREIRQRETLEDVMRLEMKFL